In a single window of the Arthrobacter zhangbolii genome:
- a CDS encoding LacI family DNA-binding transcriptional regulator: protein MVNAEPGQVRPAPTLEMVAALAGVSRATVSRVVNGASSVDPGLTASVQKAVQALNYVPNRAARTLASRRTFTVTLLVPESTSKVFADPFFAAVVEGVARYLNTTEYMLNMVTSSESNPEKTRRYLLGGNVDGVLVVSHHTGDHSWAHLDGSLPLVFAGRPLLNSADAYFVEVDNEKGAATGTARLTGSGRTNIATIAGPQDMHPGVDRLAGWRGEVLRAGLTDALVEIGDFTVASGAAAMRRLLDRGAPLDGVFAANDQMAAGAYSVIRERGLRIPEDIAVVGFDDDYYATSLTPALTTIHHPISLLGEKMAEVLVDLIEGRPAERITRLPTSLVERESA, encoded by the coding sequence ATGGTGAACGCTGAGCCCGGCCAGGTCCGTCCTGCCCCGACCCTGGAAATGGTCGCGGCCCTGGCCGGGGTGTCCCGGGCAACGGTGTCCCGGGTAGTCAACGGCGCATCGTCCGTTGATCCGGGACTCACCGCCTCGGTGCAGAAGGCCGTGCAGGCCCTGAACTATGTACCTAACCGGGCGGCGCGGACACTGGCGAGCCGGCGTACTTTCACGGTCACCCTCCTGGTCCCGGAATCCACCTCGAAGGTCTTTGCGGATCCGTTCTTCGCCGCCGTCGTTGAGGGCGTTGCGCGGTACCTGAACACCACTGAGTACATGCTCAACATGGTGACGTCCTCGGAATCGAATCCGGAGAAAACCCGGCGCTACCTGTTGGGCGGCAACGTGGACGGCGTCCTGGTGGTCTCCCACCATACCGGCGACCACTCCTGGGCCCATCTGGACGGTTCCCTGCCCCTGGTCTTCGCCGGGCGGCCGCTCCTGAACTCCGCGGATGCGTACTTCGTGGAGGTCGACAATGAAAAGGGCGCCGCCACTGGCACCGCCCGGCTGACCGGATCGGGACGGACAAACATCGCCACCATTGCCGGTCCGCAGGACATGCACCCGGGCGTGGACCGTCTCGCGGGCTGGCGGGGCGAGGTTCTCCGCGCCGGGCTGACAGACGCGCTGGTGGAAATCGGCGACTTCACGGTCGCCTCCGGTGCAGCAGCCATGCGGCGGCTGCTGGACCGCGGGGCACCCCTGGACGGCGTGTTCGCCGCCAACGACCAGATGGCCGCCGGCGCGTACTCGGTCATCAGGGAGCGCGGCCTGCGCATCCCCGAGGACATCGCCGTCGTCGGTTTCGACGACGACTATTACGCCACCAGTCTCACACCAGCGCTGACTACTATCCACCATCCGATCTCCCTGCTGGGCGAGAAGATGGCCGAGGTACTGGTGGACCTCATTGAGGGCCGGCCGGCTGAGCGGATCACTCGCCTGCCGACCTCGCTTGTGGAGCGGGAATCGGCCTAA
- a CDS encoding GH1 family beta-glucosidase yields MTNNTPEWNNFPAGFIWGSATAAAQVEGAAAEDGKEESVWDAFAAVPGNVRNGDTPAVAVDHYHRMPQDVALMKDLGLDSYRFSTSWARVRPGGRDLNRKGLDFYSRLVDELLEAGILPWLTLYHWDLPQALEEAGGWTNRDTAFRFVEYAQDVYSALGDRVAHWTTFNEPFCSSLLGYGSGAHAPGRQDPRAAIAAVHHQHLAHGMAVTELRGLGARELGITLNLSNSIPRDAADPVDVEAARLFDSLQNRIFLDPILRGAYPEDSLRDLEPYGLHELILPGDMETIGAPIDFLGVNHYHDDQISGHPDTSGSDGHGGGAGRPTASPWIGAEHITFPSRGLPRTGMDWEVNPGGLRTLLLRLGEEYPQLPPLYITENGAAYDDEVLEDGSVPDTERTRFILDHIRAVSEAISAGADVRGYFVWSLLDNFEWSWGYSKRFGIVRVDYETQERTVKDSGHAYRQLIAAGRSTAAAAPAV; encoded by the coding sequence ATGACAAACAACACCCCGGAATGGAACAACTTCCCGGCCGGCTTTATCTGGGGCTCCGCGACGGCGGCTGCCCAGGTTGAGGGCGCCGCCGCCGAGGACGGGAAGGAAGAGTCCGTGTGGGATGCCTTCGCGGCCGTCCCCGGCAACGTCCGGAACGGCGACACCCCCGCGGTGGCCGTGGACCATTATCACCGGATGCCCCAGGATGTGGCGCTGATGAAGGACCTGGGACTGGACTCCTACCGGTTCTCAACCAGCTGGGCACGGGTGCGGCCAGGCGGCCGGGACCTCAACCGGAAGGGCCTGGACTTCTACTCCCGCCTCGTTGATGAACTCCTTGAAGCCGGCATCCTCCCCTGGCTAACCCTGTACCACTGGGACCTTCCGCAGGCACTGGAGGAGGCAGGCGGCTGGACAAACCGGGACACCGCGTTCCGGTTCGTGGAGTACGCCCAGGACGTCTATTCGGCCCTGGGCGACAGGGTGGCCCACTGGACGACCTTCAACGAGCCCTTCTGCTCCTCGCTGCTCGGCTATGGTTCGGGTGCACACGCGCCCGGCCGGCAGGACCCCCGCGCAGCAATTGCCGCCGTCCATCACCAGCATCTCGCCCATGGCATGGCAGTCACCGAGCTGCGCGGACTTGGAGCCAGGGAACTGGGCATCACCCTCAACCTGAGCAACTCGATCCCCCGCGACGCGGCGGACCCGGTGGATGTGGAGGCCGCCCGGTTGTTCGATTCCCTGCAGAACCGGATTTTCCTGGACCCGATCCTCCGCGGCGCCTATCCGGAGGACTCGCTTCGCGACCTCGAACCGTACGGCCTGCACGAACTGATCCTGCCCGGTGACATGGAAACCATTGGGGCGCCTATCGATTTCCTGGGCGTCAACCACTATCACGATGACCAGATCAGCGGGCATCCGGACACCTCCGGCTCGGATGGGCACGGCGGCGGTGCCGGGCGGCCCACGGCCTCACCATGGATCGGGGCGGAGCACATCACCTTCCCCAGCCGCGGCCTGCCCCGCACGGGGATGGACTGGGAGGTGAACCCCGGCGGCTTGCGCACGCTGCTGCTGCGGCTGGGCGAGGAGTATCCGCAGCTGCCGCCGCTCTACATCACCGAGAACGGGGCTGCCTACGACGACGAGGTGCTCGAAGACGGGAGCGTCCCGGACACCGAACGCACCCGGTTCATCCTCGACCACATCCGGGCGGTCTCGGAGGCCATCTCTGCGGGAGCCGATGTCAGGGGCTACTTTGTGTGGTCCCTGCTGGATAATTTCGAATGGTCCTGGGGATACAGCAAGCGTTTCGGCATTGTGCGGGTGGATTACGAAACGCAGGAACGGACGGTGAAGGACAGCGGCCATGCCTACCGGCAGCTCATCGCCGCGGGCAGGAGCACGGCCGCGGCGGCCCCAGCGGTGTGA
- a CDS encoding carbohydrate ABC transporter permease encodes MRNRAFGNGLRPGFLTYGLLLAFFIGSAYPLWWSAIVGSRSNEALGLTYPPLLPGGNFWTNVGEVMDTIPFWTALWNSVLISSIITVSVVIFSTLAGYAFAKLRFRGNGVLMVAVVATMAIPTQLGIIPLFMVMRTLGWTGEIGAVIVPTLVTAFGVFFMRQYLVDVIPDELIESARMDGANMIRTFWHVALPAARPAMAILSLFTFMSAWTDFLWPLLVLDAGNPTLQTALSQLQSSRYVDYSVVLTGAVLATIPLLVLFVLAGKQLISGIMQGAVKG; translated from the coding sequence CTGCGAAACCGGGCCTTCGGAAACGGGCTTCGCCCCGGATTCCTGACGTACGGTCTGCTGCTGGCCTTCTTTATCGGTTCCGCCTACCCGCTGTGGTGGTCGGCGATAGTGGGCAGCCGGTCCAACGAGGCACTGGGCCTGACCTATCCCCCGCTGCTGCCGGGCGGCAACTTCTGGACCAACGTCGGCGAGGTGATGGACACCATCCCGTTCTGGACCGCACTGTGGAACAGCGTCCTGATCTCCAGCATCATCACGGTGTCAGTCGTCATCTTCTCCACGCTGGCGGGGTATGCCTTCGCCAAACTGCGGTTCCGCGGCAACGGGGTGCTGATGGTTGCGGTGGTGGCCACCATGGCCATACCCACCCAGCTGGGCATCATTCCGCTGTTCATGGTGATGCGGACCCTCGGGTGGACGGGCGAAATCGGCGCGGTGATCGTACCGACGCTCGTGACGGCATTTGGTGTCTTCTTTATGCGCCAGTACCTGGTGGACGTGATCCCGGACGAGCTGATTGAGTCCGCCCGCATGGACGGGGCCAACATGATCCGGACGTTCTGGCATGTGGCCCTGCCCGCCGCCAGGCCGGCTATGGCCATTCTCAGCCTGTTCACCTTTATGTCGGCCTGGACTGACTTCCTTTGGCCGCTGCTGGTGCTCGACGCCGGAAACCCGACCCTCCAGACGGCACTCAGCCAGCTTCAGTCCTCCCGGTACGTGGACTACTCGGTGGTCCTGACCGGCGCAGTACTGGCCACCATCCCCCTGCTTGTGCTCTTTGTGCTGGCAGGCAAACAACTTATATCCGGAATTATGCAGGGAGCAGTGAAGGGCTAA